The Dioscorea cayenensis subsp. rotundata cultivar TDr96_F1 chromosome 8, TDr96_F1_v2_PseudoChromosome.rev07_lg8_w22 25.fasta, whole genome shotgun sequence genome segment TTTTAACAGGTGTGGTACTTAAcagattttgaaatttaaatagagattAGGTACGGGTTTGGTTTGGGATAggttatagttttaaaattttaaaccggtaggaattatttttttcttaaagtacaccattaattttgaataatttatagatatttatatttaaccATGATAACATAGATTTTGTGGGGTATAATTGTATAAACGAGAAGAGCGATGCTATTTTTACCGATTTACcgaataagtttttaataatgtggatgcccaacttgtcatccacatctaagtcattatttttttatataaacttcaaatctaagctttaaaaaatacttaaaattaaaaaaaaaattataaaactatatctaaaatcataaacccaaatactacaaaatctataccctaaaaatttaaaattttaaaacctaaataataaatactaaactctaaaccctaaattttaagccctaaaccctaaatcctatgccCTAAATCCTAAACAAGTTTGTGATTTCCAGTTTATTGTTTAGGAAGGGATTTTCGGTTTATCATTTTACATGTTTATCTTTtacgattaaatgtttaaatttaggatttagataataaagagaaattaaatttttttaaaaaataaataaataaagaatgacATAGATGCCAATTTAACATCCACATCATTTTGGAAACATATTCGGTACTCAaacgaaaagagaaaaaaacccaaaatataattttatattagctTTATCTTGCTTATGTTTTCTAATAACCCTACCTTAATTATAGGACATatgcataaattttaatattttaggcatatttttttcaaaattccagaatttttttttgttataaatatagataagcCGCGAACCCTCAATCattatgttaaataaattaaacttttaattttacttGGGAGCTAAATAAATTGTCACTTTTCTATTTCAGCAGTAGTCTACATAATCCATTCCTAAAATCTACCTAAATATTTattctattaattaaattaaaaatttactttaGCTCACCAGCCCTTACATAAGGTGTTCTTGTTTTCActtagaaaacaaataaaaaaaattaaatatattcaaaattataaaataacataaattaaatactatatctaatttcaaaaaaaaagtttttacataaacaagtaCTACAAATGATCAACAACAAGCTTAatgaatctttttattttgaaatcaactaataattttattatctatataattaaatatatttttttcaatgtttattACTAAGCAATCAACTTGGTGATCAATTCTATTAAGTAGATGAGTCTTCATAATtttatggcaaaaaaaaaaaaagataggatgTTGGTAGGATATTAAATTTAAaggtttattttcaaattaaacactataaaattaaatcatttttaagctataaaaaaattaaatgtttagtTTCATATTAGACCCtagagaaaaaatatatatatatacacatttttttacatttacaatacaaaatttaaaatttattttcatatttaaaaaaatatacattattaaatatatttacttGAAAAAGAGCAGGAGtgcttccttctcttttatgtgGCTCCGCCAATGAATTAAGGTATTAACTCTCAGTCTATACATATCTTTGATATGAATCGTtcacattataaaataaaataaaaaaaaacatgattttaataattaacttaaatatgAAGTCTAGACTTTGATCTAATagattgttttaaattttaatcaacttaagatagaaatatatatatattattttatgaatatCAGTGGTCAAAATGAATATTTGAGTATAATTCAGTATATACTTGATAGATCAACAATGAACTTTGGTAAACTATTACTTCAGAGtgcataaaataatttaaaagttttttaggGGTACATATGCAAAACAAaccatattattattagaattgTGAAATCTGACACACATTGTTGTTTCTGTTGCAAGTCTTATTGGGAAATACGTTTGACTCGTTCAAACAATCAAAGTTTTCAAAGAAAGTGACAtactttgcttcttcttctcctcattcaatataatatatatatatatatattataatttttaattcaagtgGTCCTAAATTTCAAATCCAAAAATAGAATGGGATGGAGCTTGTTTTGAACTTTTAtgagtttatatttatatttatatttatattttgcttctcaataatttacaaaaatatatcagcaaagatagaaaaatatatataatttattaaaattgaatatCCAAGCTTGTTTGAATAGCAGAATATTCTCATCTAAAggagttataaaaaaaatacattttatttttcattttttatttttttcacccaTTAGTTTTGAGGATGAGATCAGTCCGGCAAGAAAGTAGACCTCtcttaatgaattttttatttatttaaaaagttagtctccgttaatttatttatttaaaacaattattctataaataaataagacaaaaaaaaaccatcaaataaaacttatataaaaaaataatcaaatcaatttactaaatatttctcattgtttttgagaaaaataagacAAACAACTAATGACatgatacaaattttttttttttacaaaaaatattcatttaacGAAAATTCCAGATAGAATCTCACAATCCAATCCAGATAAAGTGATAGCATAAATGCTTGTTGTGCTTAGGATTGACATATATGCATATCTTTGATAACATGCAGCACTTGTCacctgttaaaaaaaaaaagccaataatcattatatatatatatatatttaattaaaaaaataccattATTATGCAAGATTTTtcacaataaacaaaataaattactaatttttttttatcaaaatataaaaatattaataaagaaaacaaatgtgTGCGGTGGGAAGGTGATAATGAGTAGCGGTAAGCTCACCGGTTTGTTTCTAAAACCTCGCCCGAAATAATCGCAGAGGAACTGACAACCTTTCCCTCCCGGCGATTTTTTGACGATTTCTCAAAAATCGCCGATCTATTCTTAACCTCTCTCATTGCACTACATAAACACTCTCACAAGCTTCCACTCCATTCACCCACtccctcttctctctctctctctctcgatctcgAGCTCTCATGGAGTACGAGAGGATTCACAAAGTCCAGGTAATCAGCTAGTTGTTTGATTCCTTGTTTTCGAATGctatattattcttcttctctttattcTATCTACTTCTTGGGTTGGAGTGTTTTTGGGCATTGAATTTGTGTctgttttttgggttttttttttaaaaaaaaaatttttgtttttgttggtgttTAATCTTGTTATTTAATACAGAATGGTGTGAATGAATGATATATAGTTTGATTCAGTTGTGTGTAGGATATATATGGTTtcgtttttaaatttatggatgattttccTGGGTGGTTGTTTggatatcctttttttttaatatgtttatttaattgttcattgatttttattttttatttttggaaaagtggGATTTTGATGTGGCTTTGCTGCAGAGAGTGATGATATTATGATGCTGTAAAGTAACTGACGATGAAATTGTTTGTTCTGGAGAATTACGTTTTTTTAACCTaaatttatggatgattttacTGTATACTTGTTtgggctttttttaaaaatgattattgATTGATGTATTTCTGGGAAAGATGAAATTTTGATGTGGTTTTTCTGCTGAAAGGGTAACTGAGGATGATAATAAGTTTGATCAGgagaattagttttttttttcttcttaaatttaTGGATTGTTGTTCTGCATTCTTGTTTGGATTtcctttttgttgtttatgtttattcATTGATTAATTTCTGGTAAAGATGGAATTTTGATGCGGGTTTTCTGCAGATAGGGGTGATATCACCCAGTAAACTAAGAATGAAACTATTGGGTGCTCAAAATAGTAGAAAGAAGGAAGATGAAAGTAGAACATCTAGAACAACTTCACCTTCAAAGCTTGAGGAGATGGAGATTGCAAAGGATTGCTTGTTAGCTGGTGATTTGGATGAGAATGAAGGTCAGTTTGTACTTCAGCTCAATATGCATGCAAGATATTTGATTGAATggctttcatttttcatatattgtGTTTTTGAATGTATAGATAGCTCTAAGAATTCCAAAGTGTCTTCTGTGATGCCTGTGAATCAAGGGAATCAATCAAATTCATGTTCCAAGGATGTTGCTAAACAAATTCAGTCTCGATCTTCGGATGATGATGGGAATGAGTATGACAGTGGGCATGACAATGGAAGCACATGTAGTTTTGAGTTTCATAAAGGAGAGAGGACATTGCAAAATCAGGTTGCCACTCCATTCTTCAGGCATCTTCCTTCCAAGTGGAACGACGCAGAGAAATGGCTTGTTAATAGGCAAGCATTGCATGCTAATGTGCCAAAGAAATCTTATTTGCATAATCAAGGGAATCGGCACATTGTTCCAAACTGGGGAAGGGTTGCACCAGAGTCTATGATTTTAGACCATAAGCAATTTGCCACCCAGAGTATGCATTTGAGAATAACTGAATCAGGTGGCCTTGCTTCACAACATACGGCAGAAAAGTTCTCATTTGCTACAATGTGTTCACCGTCAAATTCTGGGTCTGCAAAAGAAACTAGTGGAGTAACTGATGTATCTCAGCATAGTGATGACTCTTACAACACACCTAGACTTCAAAAGGAAATGAACCAACAAAGTGCCGAATCAAGAGGTATCGCCTTTTTATTGTTAATCTCAGACTAGCGACTGTCAATTCCTACTCGGCCATTAAATTGAAAATCATTAAGAATACGAAAACCAAATGTGCTGTTTATAGATTTGTCTTCTCATGCATAGTAGTATGCTTTGCTTATATGACGCAGCTCTTCACAGTGCACAGACGGTGTGCACAATGAGGGACATAGGCACAGAAATGACCCCAATTCCAAGTCAGGATCCGTCAAGGACTGGAACTCCCCTAGGATCAACCACTCCTCACAGCCCCATTTCCTCATTGCCATCCACTCCCAAAAGAGGAGCACCGGCACCATCTCCTGTTCATACAGGTACAGATGATGAACCTGATTCCCAGAAAAAATTATCCGAGAAAGAAATACAGCTAAAAACAAGACGAGAAATTGTTGCGCTTGGCATGAAGCTAGGGAAGATGAATATTGCTTCTTGGGCCAGCAAAGATGATGCTGAAGTTGAAAACACTAATCAATCCCCACTCAAGACTTTTGATGCCGATCAACAAGTCAAGAAAGAATACGAAGCGCGTGCTGCAGCTTGGGAAGAAGCGGAGATGTCTAAGAATATGGCCAGGTATTCTTTCTGATCTTAAAgtaaaaagagataaaacaaATTTTGTTGATTATATGCGGTAGTTGGCTTCTTAGGGTCGCTTAAAAGAATGTTTCACATCTAAAAGAATGATTTGCTCTATGGAAAATTTCAGCATGATCTTCAAATGAGCTTTGTTTTCGGCTATCAAATGGGACCTCTTACATTATCATTGTTTGCAGATAATTTAGGTGTCATAATAAATACTTTCTTAATGTTTACCCTTGTTACCTTTCTACTTTCAGTTCTTCTAGGTTTCATCTGCGTTCTTGTTTACAGAGAAATTTACCCTGTATGCTGAATTCTCACctataaagataaattatagATGACAACCATtgattaatgaaatcaaaactaTCGCGTAGTTATGTTGATGTTGCCTCTGTGTTTGGTGGATGATTGGATTAATCCTAAAATTGATAAAGTAAAGTTCTTGAATTAGTGAAAGATGGCAAATGAATGACATCGTTTTTAAGCCAATGGCTATTTTACTGATGTCATAGGATGGAAATGGAGAATTATTTGGAACCTAACAGGGGATTTGAACTAATTTCTTCATTCTTCCTATTTTTCTAACTTCTCTTGTATTCATCTAACTTAAGATATTCTCGTTCATGACTCAGCCTAGAAACTCATAGCCATGCACAAATGAGAAATATTGTTGATTGTTTGactacattattaaaaaaattgtttacaaTTGTGCGAAATTCAGAATAGAACTTGACGGTAGTTATCATTGGTTGTATGGCCTACAGATTCAAACATGAAGAAGTAAAGATTCAAGTATGGGAGAAAGAGCAGAAAGCAAAAATAGAAGCAGAAATGAGGAAAATCGAGGTACTAACATTCTCTTCTCAGACGTCTTTCAGTTAAAATTTGTTAACATATCACACACTCAGGAATCTGAAACTAATGAACTTTTTCAGGCTCAAGCAGAACAAATGAAGGCCAATGCACAAGAGCGGATGGTCGAAAAACTAGCATTGACACGACGAAGAGTTGTAGAGAAACAAGCAAAAGCCGAAGCAAAGAGAAACCAATTGGCTGTGAGAGCAGCACAGCAGGTGGAGCAAATACGCAACACCGGTCGCATGCCTAAATCACATCACCATAGATGCTGTAGTTGGATTCTTTGAAAGATCATAACACCTTCTTTGAATTTGCATTAATACTTGTTGCCATTGTTTCAAAGATCATGAGGTCCAAATGAAGGTGTGTGTTGTAtcattttgatgtttgtttACACTTTTGATAGGGATTGATTGGTGCAGGATTTAAGCATTTGGTGGAGTGTACACCATTTGAGTgttcactctttttttttcaatacaaAGTATATAGAGTTTTCACATTCTTGGATTTGAGAGTCCTTTTAGTGTCCTAGTGATTTTTTCTTTGTGAACCTTcaatttttacatatttatcTTCTTgtgttatacatatatatatatatatagaatataaatttgagtttaattaagtttttgtttcatttaataataatctacatttaacaatattttataataagtttttcatattgttattttgaacaaaatttataaatggtTCTTGAAGTATATCTGAATGCTCACTTTAGTCCTTGAATTGCACAGACACCGACCTTTTTGCCCCTAGAATTAAATGCTAACTTTTGTCCGTAAAccagaaaaataattattttgattttttttttttggatacaTTAACTAAATTAAAAGGTAGAATAATTTATTAGATAGACCAACTACTACACCATCAACACCTTGATTTTAAAGGACCATAATGAATATTTGCAACTTGCAAGGATCAAAATAATCATTTAAGTTTAGTTCATGAATCAATTATGGGCTttttatattaagaattatagccatttataaaataaattttaaatttatatttcaaaaaacatatatttatttttatcatgtaCTTAACCATGgtacttaaaaaattaaaataataataatgataataattcaaGAGAGCAAACAAAACATTTTTCTttacaatttaatttattgattaattgaaATATCCAATGTAATGGTCAATAGTCCATGGAGAATacaaaagattataaaattttgaaggtTTTACGTAGATAAAGGAGAAGCTCATTGTAATTTTGGATTTTTGCAAGGGGTTTATATGcaaaagaaacattttttttctttaaatatttctaaataataataataataataaagacaaGCCACCACAAAAAagtgggatatatatatatatatatatacatatatttataaagagGACTAACAGAAAAATTGATCtataaaggaaaaaattacCATCCACAGATGTGAAATTATGTCTTACTACCCTATTTGAATTattggttttcttttgttaatataCCCCCTATAAATAATTTCCTACTTTTGTAGGGGGCATTGAACAATTTTCTCTCAATAAAATTAGCAAAACACATCCCAATCTCCAAAAAAAGGGTCCTCCCTGAAATCCAGATACACCACCAAACACTCCCAccaactaaaaagaaaacattctcCTTCCCAATCTTATCATATTCCCAAATCATCATCTTTGAAAatctaaaaatcaaaaactttcAATTACTCACCAAAAAGTTGATAATGCTGTTCTCTTTTTCAAAAGCATAAAGgcagcaaaataaaaaaaaatttataaaaaaaaatcatcatatgaAAGTTAAGTATGGTTTATTCTAATTCTTCCTGTCCATTCACCTGAAAACCCAAAAAGCTTCAATCCATTCAAGAAGACAACATGATTGCAAACAAAGATTTTAtctacatacatacatatatatatatatatatgtggaaaTACCATTCAATCAAaccaaaacataataaatgaatggataaataaaaagaaggaagaaaaaaactGACAAGAAGCAGAAATGAAAGGTCTGGACAACCAAGCAGAGATATGAGAGGGACAGAAGAATCACAGGCAAATAAATGGACAAAAGAtgcagcaaaaaaaaaagttaagattCATTGGTGACCACAAACTGATAAACTTTTTCAGTTTTGAGTGCAATGCCAGGCATGGTCAACCAAACACATCACATGAGTGAGCCATTGCTCTGGAAAAGAGCCAGCAATGCTGAATTCATTGAAAATAagcaaaaaaaggaaatatgtCGATTGGATAAATACTACGAGAGACGTAGAAATTGAGTTTTGCTGCTgctaatttgattaaattagtCTTCTGATCAACCCGTGTTGGTATTCGAAGGTCATGATGTTCAGAAAATACGATATGATAGAAAGCACGACACATACTAGAAATTTAAACTTACTCGAGAGCTCCAGTGTACGACGAGTGCAAGTGTAACAAAATATGGGAAGAGTTCTGGTGTTTGTTGTTCAGTAATCAAGTGATCCTACTGATGTGATTCCGGTGCTGAGATTCCTCGAGTCTTGCAGGCTCACGTACTCATC includes the following:
- the LOC120267943 gene encoding ensconsin-like — protein: MEYERIHKVQIGVISPSKLRMKLLGAQNSRKKEDESRTSRTTSPSKLEEMEIAKDCLLAGDLDENEDSSKNSKVSSVMPVNQGNQSNSCSKDVAKQIQSRSSDDDGNEYDSGHDNGSTCSFEFHKGERTLQNQVATPFFRHLPSKWNDAEKWLVNRQALHANVPKKSYLHNQGNRHIVPNWGRVAPESMILDHKQFATQSMHLRITESGGLASQHTAEKFSFATMCSPSNSGSAKETSGVTDVSQHSDDSYNTPRLQKEMNQQSAESRALHSAQTVCTMRDIGTEMTPIPSQDPSRTGTPLGSTTPHSPISSLPSTPKRGAPAPSPVHTGTDDEPDSQKKLSEKEIQLKTRREIVALGMKLGKMNIASWASKDDAEVENTNQSPLKTFDADQQVKKEYEARAAAWEEAEMSKNMARFKHEEVKIQVWEKEQKAKIEAEMRKIEAQAEQMKANAQERMVEKLALTRRRVVEKQAKAEAKRNQLAVRAAQQVEQIRNTGRMPKSHHHRCCSWIL